One Bosea sp. 685 DNA segment encodes these proteins:
- a CDS encoding MarR family transcriptional regulator → MSRQDSVADTAAKPTARQRKPSSASTAAPMGYILDEQVGFLMRRAQQRHISIFQRIMGDDGPTPTQFAAMSKLSAGEEISQNLLGRMTAMDPATIKGVIARLEERGLVERLPDPDDQRRVRVRLSAKGHEAIPGLLEKAKAITAATLAPLSREEAERLLALLARLD, encoded by the coding sequence ATGAGCAGGCAGGACAGCGTGGCCGACACAGCCGCCAAGCCGACCGCAAGGCAGCGCAAGCCGTCCTCGGCCAGCACCGCCGCACCCATGGGCTATATCCTCGACGAACAGGTCGGCTTCCTGATGCGCCGCGCCCAGCAGCGCCATATCTCGATCTTCCAGCGCATCATGGGCGATGACGGCCCGACGCCGACGCAATTCGCCGCCATGTCGAAACTGAGCGCTGGCGAGGAGATTTCGCAGAATCTGCTCGGCCGCATGACGGCGATGGACCCCGCCACCATCAAGGGCGTAATCGCGCGGCTGGAAGAGCGCGGGCTGGTCGAGCGCCTGCCCGATCCCGACGATCAGCGCCGCGTTCGCGTCCGGCTCAGCGCCAAGGGGCACGAGGCGATTCCCGGCCTGCTCGAGAAGGCGAAGGCGATCACCGCCGCGACCTTGGCGCCGCTCTCGCGCGAAGAGGCCGAGCGCCTGCTCGCTCTGCTGGCGCGCCTCGATTGA
- a CDS encoding amidohydrolase family protein encodes MAHDVAAGPAKGKLVIRNLGLVLSGDLNQPILDADTIIAADGRITAIGRAADLDCERADSIIDAQGSPVAPGLIDSHCHPVFGDWTPRQGQMGWIDSCVNGGVTTFVSAGEVHLPGRPKDPIGVKALAITAQRTFANFRPTGAKIHAGAPIAETSMVEEDYAEMARAGVKMIGEIGLGTVNTGPEAKKHVDWARKYGMETIIHTGGPSIAGSSLISEDIVLEAQPDVISHINGGHTSIRFSGICRLCEQARGAIEIVHNGNERAALEAIKTATELNLTYKVILGTDAPAGSGVQPLGILRMIAFLSSLGDVPPEVAFCMATGNTARVRKLDAGFIAVGMPADLVFLDKPQHSAGKHLLDAVSLGDIPGIGMVVIDGIIRTGRSRNTPPSHTAPVLVGH; translated from the coding sequence ATGGCTCACGACGTCGCGGCAGGCCCGGCCAAAGGCAAGCTCGTCATCCGCAATCTCGGCCTGGTGCTCTCGGGCGATCTCAACCAGCCGATCCTCGACGCCGATACGATCATCGCGGCCGATGGCCGCATCACGGCCATCGGCCGGGCTGCCGATCTCGATTGCGAGCGCGCCGACAGCATCATCGATGCGCAGGGATCGCCCGTTGCGCCCGGGCTGATCGACAGCCATTGCCACCCGGTCTTCGGCGACTGGACGCCGCGGCAGGGGCAAATGGGCTGGATCGATTCCTGCGTCAATGGCGGCGTCACCACCTTCGTTTCCGCAGGCGAAGTGCATCTGCCCGGCCGGCCGAAGGATCCCATCGGCGTCAAGGCACTCGCCATCACGGCGCAACGTACCTTCGCGAATTTCCGGCCGACCGGGGCGAAGATTCACGCCGGCGCGCCGATTGCCGAGACCAGCATGGTCGAGGAGGATTATGCCGAGATGGCCCGCGCCGGGGTCAAGATGATCGGCGAGATCGGGCTCGGCACCGTCAACACCGGGCCTGAGGCGAAGAAACATGTCGATTGGGCGCGCAAATACGGAATGGAGACGATCATCCATACCGGCGGGCCCTCGATCGCCGGTTCGAGCCTGATCAGCGAGGATATCGTGCTGGAGGCCCAGCCCGATGTGATCAGTCACATCAATGGCGGCCATACCTCGATCCGCTTTTCCGGCATCTGCAGGCTCTGCGAGCAGGCGAGGGGCGCAATCGAGATCGTCCATAACGGCAATGAGCGCGCCGCGCTCGAAGCCATCAAGACCGCCACCGAACTCAACCTGACCTACAAGGTCATCCTCGGCACGGACGCACCGGCGGGTTCCGGCGTGCAGCCGCTCGGTATCCTCAGGATGATCGCCTTCCTGTCGAGCCTCGGCGACGTGCCGCCCGAGGTCGCCTTCTGCATGGCGACCGGCAACACGGCGCGGGTGCGCAAGCTCGATGCCGGCTTCATCGCGGTCGGGATGCCGGCCGATCTCGTCTTTCTCGACAAGCCGCAGCACTCGGCCGGAAAGCATCTGCTCGACGCCGTCTCGCTCGGCGACATTCCAGGCATCGGCATGGTGGTGATCGACGGCATCATCCGCACCGGCCGCTCGCGCAACACGCCGCCATCACACACCGCGCCCGTTCTGGTCGGGCATTGA
- a CDS encoding amino acid synthesis family protein, whose product MTDLIDIRRVQTSVEEIFHEFGPRPGRTERIACVCAVLTNPYAGRYEPDILPMMEALKAAGLDMATRCLNALGGDPATVEGYGKGAIVGSAGELEHGALWHVPGGYAMREILGNAKAIVPSTKKVAGPGARIDIPVTHINASYVRSHFGAVEIGVPGSPQADELVFILVMTTGARIHERVGGLRADQISVGDGQR is encoded by the coding sequence ATGACCGATCTCATCGATATCCGTCGGGTCCAGACCAGCGTGGAGGAGATCTTCCACGAGTTCGGCCCGCGCCCCGGCCGCACGGAGCGCATCGCTTGCGTCTGCGCCGTGCTGACCAATCCTTATGCCGGGCGCTACGAGCCCGACATCCTGCCGATGATGGAGGCACTGAAGGCTGCCGGCCTCGACATGGCGACGCGTTGCCTCAACGCGCTCGGCGGCGATCCCGCGACCGTCGAGGGCTATGGCAAGGGCGCAATCGTCGGCTCCGCCGGGGAGCTGGAGCATGGCGCGCTCTGGCATGTGCCCGGCGGCTACGCCATGCGCGAAATTCTCGGCAATGCGAAAGCGATCGTGCCCTCGACCAAGAAGGTGGCGGGGCCGGGCGCGCGCATCGACATTCCCGTCACCCATATCAACGCGTCTTATGTCCGCAGCCATTTCGGCGCGGTCGAGATCGGCGTTCCCGGCTCGCCGCAAGCGGACGAACTGGTCTTCATCCTGGTGATGACGACGGGCGCGCGCATCCATGAGCGCGTCGGCGGCCTGCGCGCCGATCAGATCAGCGTTGGCGACGGGCAGCGCTAG
- a CDS encoding amino acid synthesis family protein — MPADIRKILTQVDEIHIEMGKTVSPPTRRAVACAVIANPFAGRYQEDLSELTEIGVELGDLLTKRCLAALNIAPDQAESFGKAAIVGEGGELEHAAAILHPKLGTPVRAALGKGPALIPSAKKRGGLGTPIDVPLGHKDAAFVRSHFDAVEVRITDAPRAGEILVAIAITDSGRPLPRIGGLQKHEIKGEDGLR, encoded by the coding sequence ATGCCCGCAGACATCCGCAAGATCTTGACGCAAGTCGATGAAATCCATATCGAAATGGGCAAGACGGTCAGCCCGCCGACGCGGCGCGCCGTGGCCTGCGCCGTGATCGCCAATCCCTTCGCCGGGCGCTATCAGGAAGACCTTTCGGAGCTGACCGAGATCGGCGTCGAGCTCGGCGATCTCCTGACCAAGCGCTGCCTTGCAGCACTGAACATCGCGCCCGATCAGGCCGAGAGTTTCGGCAAGGCGGCGATCGTCGGCGAGGGCGGCGAGCTGGAGCATGCAGCCGCCATCCTCCATCCTAAGCTCGGCACCCCGGTGCGTGCGGCACTCGGCAAGGGGCCGGCGCTGATCCCCTCGGCCAAGAAGCGCGGCGGGCTCGGCACGCCGATCGACGTGCCGCTCGGCCACAAGGACGCAGCCTTCGTGCGCTCGCATTTCGATGCGGTCGAGGTCCGGATCACCGACGCGCCGCGCGCCGGCGAGATTTTGGTCGCGATCGCGATCACCGATTCCGGCCGCCCGCTGCCGCGCATCGGCGGCTTGCAGAAGCACGAGATCAAGGGCGAAGACGGGCTGCGCTGA